A single region of the Manihot esculenta cultivar AM560-2 chromosome 12, M.esculenta_v8, whole genome shotgun sequence genome encodes:
- the LOC110627752 gene encoding myb-related protein 308 has translation MGRSPCCEKEHTNKGAWTKEEDERLINYIKLHGEGCWRSLPKAAGLLRCGKSCRLRWINYLRPDLKRGNFTEEEDELIIKLHSLLGNKWSLIAARLPGRTDNEIKNYWNTHIKRKLYSRGIDPQTHRPVSSGAAAATDTFNATTATAALGKCRSSSSTNHNKNNKSSINVSKIEIHNPLSQSIEARECINTNNMKICSSSNKKVGTDSSAEDSNCSSGVTTEEICPEINLDLSIGLPRQQPQVSSINFIKQKQADNYQQQQYHHQQQQPQRQNLTHVFSEASAKSVCLCCSVGLQSNQTCSCRVMETSLTAGHFSRYYRSLNF, from the exons ATGGGTAGATCTCCTTGTTGTGAAAAAGAGCACACAAACAAAGGTGCATGGACGAAAGAGGAAGATGAGCGTCTTATCAACTACATCAAACTTCATGGTGAAGGTTGTTGGAGGTCTCTCCCCAAGGCCGCTG GTTTACTTAGATGTGGCAAGAGTTGTAGGCTTAGGTGGATAAACTACTTGAGGCCTGATCTGAAGAGAGGAAACTtcacagaagaagaagatgaactcATCATCAAACTTCACAGCTTACTCGGAAACAA ATGGTCTCTCATCGCTGCTCGCTTACCTGGAAGAACAGACAATGAAATCAAGAACTATTGGAATACCCATATCAAAAGAAAGCTCTACAGCCGTGGAATTGACCCTCAAACTCACCGTCCTGTCAGCTCTGGTGCCGCTGCTGCCACCGACACCTTCAACGCCACCACAGCCACGGCGGCACTTGGCAAGTGCAGAAGCAGTAGCAGTACCAACCACAACAAAAATAATAAGAGCAGCATCAATGTTTCTAAAATAGAAATACACAATCCGTTATCACAATCTATAGAAGCGCGAGAGTGTATCAATACTAATAACATGAAGATTTGCAGTAGTTCCAATAAAAAGGTCGGCACAGATTCATCCGCTGAAGATTCCAACTGCAGCAGTGGAGTGACCACAGAAGAAATTTGCCCAGAAATCAACCTTGATCTATCTATAGGCCTTCCACGTCAACAGCCTCAAGTTTCCTCTATCAATTTTATTAAGCAGAAGCAAGCAGACAACTATCAGCAACAGcagtaccaccaccagcagcagcaACCGCAACGGCAAAACTTGACTCATGTGTTCTCTGAGGCGTCTGCTAAATCTGTATGCTTGTGTTGCAGTGTAGGGTTGCAGAGTAATCAAACGTGTAGTTGCAGAGTGATGGAGACATCTTTAACAGCAGGTCATTTCAGTAGATATTACCGGTCCTTGAATTTTTAA